A window of Aeromicrobium sp. A1-2 contains these coding sequences:
- a CDS encoding ferritin, whose product MAAPAFVAKLNEQLGHEFNAHQQYIAIATHYDALTMPQMAGLFYQQALEERDHAMMMVQYLLDADEVPVIPALDAPRVGFADVIEPVAAALAQEKRVTAQINELTRIARDNNDFASDQFMQWFIKEQVEELSKMSDLLAVVTRSKDDYERIEDWIAREDKGAAGDPTAPPIAGA is encoded by the coding sequence ATGGCAGCACCAGCATTCGTCGCGAAGCTCAACGAGCAGCTCGGACACGAGTTCAACGCGCACCAGCAGTACATCGCGATCGCGACCCACTACGACGCCCTGACGATGCCGCAGATGGCCGGGTTGTTCTACCAGCAGGCGCTCGAGGAGCGCGATCACGCGATGATGATGGTGCAGTACCTCCTCGACGCCGACGAGGTCCCGGTCATCCCGGCCCTGGATGCGCCACGCGTGGGATTCGCCGACGTCATCGAGCCGGTTGCTGCCGCGTTGGCCCAGGAGAAGCGAGTCACGGCGCAGATCAACGAGCTGACCCGCATCGCGCGCGACAACAACGACTTCGCCTCGGACCAGTTCATGCAGTGGTTCATCAAGGAGCAGGTCGAGGAGCTGTCCAAGATGAGCGACCTGCTCGCCGTCGTGACCCGCTCGAAGGACGACTACGAGCGCATTGAGGACTGGATCGCCCGCGAGGACAAGGGCGCCGCCGGCGATCCGACGGCACCACCCATCGCCGGTGCGTAG
- the nucS gene encoding endonuclease NucS: MRLVIARCQVDYAGRLAAHLPLATRLIMVKNDGSVLIHSDGGSYKPLNWMSPPCTLREGAADDGVTEWTVTAGKTDDTLRIRIEEVLHDSAHELGVDPGLQKDGVEKHLQELLAEHTAALGDGMSLVRREFMTAIGPVDLLCKDAANASVAVEIKRRGDIDGVEQLTRYLELMNRDPALRPVRGIFAAQEIKPQARVLAADRGIECVVVNYDELRGIDDPSLRLF, encoded by the coding sequence TTGCGTCTCGTCATCGCGCGCTGCCAGGTCGACTACGCCGGCCGGCTCGCCGCCCACCTTCCTCTGGCCACCCGTCTCATCATGGTCAAGAACGACGGCTCGGTGCTGATCCACTCCGATGGCGGATCGTACAAGCCACTCAACTGGATGAGCCCACCCTGCACCTTGCGTGAGGGGGCCGCGGACGACGGCGTCACGGAATGGACCGTGACGGCGGGAAAGACCGACGACACCCTGCGCATCCGAATCGAAGAAGTGCTGCACGACTCCGCGCACGAGCTCGGGGTCGACCCCGGCCTGCAGAAGGACGGCGTGGAGAAGCACCTGCAGGAACTGCTGGCCGAGCACACCGCCGCGCTCGGCGACGGCATGAGCCTCGTGCGTCGCGAGTTCATGACGGCGATCGGTCCGGTCGACCTGCTCTGCAAGGACGCCGCCAATGCCTCGGTCGCGGTCGAGATCAAGCGCCGCGGCGACATCGACGGCGTAGAGCAGCTGACCCGCTACCTCGAGCTCATGAATCGCGATCCCGCGCTGCGGCCGGTCCGCGGCATCTTCGCGGCCCAGGAGATCAAGCCGCAGGCAAGAGTCCTGGCGGCCGATCGCGGTATCGAGTGTGTCGTCGTGAACTATGACGAGCTGCGCGGCATCGACGACCCGAGCCTGCGCCTGTTCTGA
- a CDS encoding DUF2550 domain-containing protein, whose translation MPVWVWLVDLLAIGAIGLVLLLVGLLVRRRFLARSGGTFEMSVNRQTEAQAKGWMLGLAVYRETELEWFRTFSLSPRPTYRFTRGDVRVDGRREPVGREVHAIHPGHMIVGTDNASGVRQFAMSANALTGLLSWLESSPPGQRVNNVL comes from the coding sequence ATGCCGGTGTGGGTGTGGCTGGTCGACCTCCTCGCGATCGGCGCCATCGGCCTGGTGCTGCTCCTGGTCGGCCTCCTGGTCCGGCGCCGATTCCTCGCGCGATCCGGCGGCACGTTCGAGATGAGCGTCAACCGTCAGACCGAGGCGCAGGCCAAGGGCTGGATGCTCGGGCTGGCGGTCTACCGCGAGACTGAGCTCGAGTGGTTTCGCACCTTCTCTTTGTCGCCACGCCCGACCTACCGGTTCACCCGCGGAGACGTTCGTGTCGACGGGAGGCGCGAGCCCGTGGGACGCGAGGTGCACGCGATCCACCCAGGACACATGATTGTCGGCACCGACAACGCATCGGGTGTACGCCAGTTCGCCATGAGCGCCAATGCCCTGACCGGGCTGCTGTCGTGGCTCGAGTCCTCGCCCCCCGGTCAGCGGGTCAACAACGTGCTGTGA
- a CDS encoding SSI family serine proteinase inhibitor — translation MRSLLVTLVAAGLLSACGAGSSNDSAGSEPAGAGDAGTDATTSLAIVVTPDEGVTPKAYTLTCDPDGGDHPQAEQACAALDAAGVEVLSPVPADQTCTEVYGGPQVATVRGTYDGVPIDATFNRTNGCEIDRWEQLGTTFFDVPML, via the coding sequence GTGCGTAGCCTTCTGGTGACTCTGGTTGCCGCAGGCCTGCTGTCGGCCTGTGGCGCGGGCTCCTCGAACGACTCAGCTGGCAGTGAGCCCGCCGGCGCCGGTGACGCCGGGACGGACGCGACGACGTCGCTGGCGATCGTCGTGACGCCCGACGAGGGGGTCACGCCCAAGGCCTACACGCTGACCTGCGATCCGGACGGGGGAGACCATCCCCAGGCTGAGCAGGCCTGCGCCGCCCTCGACGCGGCCGGAGTCGAGGTCCTGAGCCCCGTCCCGGCCGATCAGACGTGCACCGAGGTCTACGGCGGGCCGCAGGTCGCGACGGTCAGAGGCACGTACGACGGCGTCCCGATCGACGCGACGTTCAACCGAACCAATGGCTGCGAGATCGACCGTTGGGAGCAGCTCGGCACGACGTTCTTCGACGTCCCGATGCTCTAG
- a CDS encoding cob(I)yrinic acid a,c-diamide adenosyltransferase: MVNLTRIYTRTGDDGTTNLGDMSKTSKLDLRLAAYADVDEANSHLGFAISLGGLDDDVTAVLTHVQNDLFDVGADLSCPVVDNPEYPPLRVEPAYIDRLEAWCDHYNEQVPKLRSFILRGGTPSAAAVHVACTVTRRAERAAWAAIAEHGDSMNVLTAKYLNRLSDLLFILGRYANRADGDVLWVPGGER, encoded by the coding sequence ATGGTCAATCTGACGCGCATCTACACCCGCACCGGCGACGACGGCACCACCAACCTCGGTGACATGAGCAAGACGAGCAAGCTCGACCTGCGGCTCGCGGCCTACGCCGACGTTGACGAGGCCAACAGCCACCTCGGCTTCGCGATCTCCTTGGGCGGTCTCGACGACGACGTCACGGCAGTTCTGACGCACGTCCAGAACGACTTGTTCGACGTCGGCGCCGATCTGTCGTGCCCGGTCGTGGACAACCCCGAATACCCGCCGCTGCGGGTTGAGCCGGCCTACATCGACCGGCTTGAGGCGTGGTGCGACCACTACAACGAGCAGGTGCCCAAGCTCCGGTCCTTCATCCTTCGCGGCGGTACGCCGAGCGCTGCTGCCGTGCACGTCGCGTGCACCGTCACGAGGCGCGCCGAACGCGCGGCCTGGGCTGCGATCGCCGAGCACGGCGACAGCATGAACGTCCTGACCGCGAAGTACCTCAACCGGCTCAGCGATCTGCTGTTCATCCTGGGGCGCTACGCCAACCGGGCTGACGGCGACGTCCTGTGGGTGCCCGGCGGCGAGCGCTGA
- a CDS encoding F0F1 ATP synthase subunit gamma → MAASVRELRAKIRSTQATKKITRAMELIAASRIIKAQQRAAAAAPYARELTRAVSAVATFSNVDHPLTKEKENPTKAAVLVISSDRGLAGAYSSSVLKEAERLVEKLHGEGKEVDLYLTGRKSEAYYNFRGRPFVKSWTGFSDKPDYANAREIGNELVRVFNIDPDAPRDADDDTDPALAVDELHVVFTRFRSMLLQDPEVIRLLPLEVVEGTEAPEQDEVLPLYEFEPSAHDVLDALLPKYVHSRIYYCLLQASASELAARQKAMKSATDNAQDLIEKYTRTANQARQAGITQEISEIVGGANALADANAGSE, encoded by the coding sequence ATGGCAGCTTCGGTACGCGAGCTACGCGCGAAGATCAGGTCGACACAGGCGACCAAGAAGATCACGCGCGCCATGGAGCTCATCGCTGCGTCGCGCATCATCAAGGCGCAGCAGCGAGCGGCAGCGGCAGCGCCGTACGCCCGCGAGCTCACGCGCGCCGTCTCGGCCGTCGCCACCTTCTCCAACGTCGACCACCCGTTGACCAAGGAGAAGGAGAACCCGACGAAGGCCGCGGTGCTGGTGATCTCCAGCGACCGCGGTCTGGCCGGTGCCTACTCGTCATCGGTGCTGAAAGAGGCCGAGCGCCTCGTCGAGAAGCTGCACGGCGAGGGCAAGGAGGTCGATCTCTACCTGACCGGCCGCAAGTCGGAGGCCTACTACAACTTCCGTGGCCGGCCCTTCGTCAAGTCTTGGACCGGTTTCTCGGACAAGCCCGACTACGCCAACGCACGGGAGATCGGCAACGAGCTGGTCCGGGTCTTCAACATCGACCCCGACGCTCCGCGCGATGCCGATGACGACACCGATCCGGCTTTGGCAGTCGACGAGCTCCACGTGGTCTTCACGCGGTTCAGGTCGATGCTTCTGCAGGACCCCGAAGTCATCCGGCTGCTTCCGCTGGAGGTCGTCGAGGGCACCGAGGCTCCCGAGCAGGACGAGGTTCTCCCGCTCTACGAATTCGAACCCTCGGCGCACGACGTGCTCGACGCGTTGCTGCCCAAGTACGTTCACAGCCGCATCTACTACTGCCTGCTGCAAGCCTCCGCATCGGAGCTTGCCGCGCGCCAGAAGGCCATGAAGTCGGCCACAGACAACGCGCAAGACCTCATCGAGAAGTACACCCGGACCGCCAACCAGGCCCGTCAGGCCGGTATTACCCAGGAAATCAGCGAGATTGTCGGTGGCGCCAACGCGCTTGCCGATGCCAACGCTGGGAGTGAGTGA
- a CDS encoding isocitrate lyase/phosphoenolpyruvate mutase family protein, whose product MTELAAQAQTLLALHTDPALLKVVNVWDAISARVVSEVEGVHALATASHSIAAAYGYADGENIPVELMIEAVGGIVAATDLPVTADLEAGYGNPRETTLRAIGVGVVGANLEDQMKPLNEAVAAVEAVLDAAQQEGIEFVLNARTDAFVKAGDRPHADVLADAIERGKAYLATGAPVVFVPGKVSEDDIKAFVDAWGPQKLTLIGAPGSVPLDRMQELGVARVSYGPFAQSVALMALQDLTADIINGGGLPADFRVLN is encoded by the coding sequence ATGACCGAACTCGCCGCACAGGCCCAGACCCTCCTCGCCCTGCACACCGATCCCGCACTGCTCAAGGTTGTCAACGTGTGGGACGCCATCAGCGCGCGCGTCGTCTCCGAGGTGGAAGGCGTCCACGCGCTCGCGACCGCGAGCCACTCGATTGCCGCCGCCTACGGCTACGCCGACGGCGAGAACATCCCGGTCGAGCTCATGATCGAGGCGGTCGGCGGCATCGTCGCGGCGACCGACCTGCCGGTCACCGCAGATCTCGAGGCGGGCTACGGCAATCCGCGCGAGACGACCCTCCGCGCGATCGGGGTCGGCGTCGTCGGCGCCAACCTCGAGGACCAGATGAAGCCGCTCAACGAGGCCGTCGCCGCCGTGGAAGCCGTACTGGACGCGGCCCAGCAGGAAGGTATCGAGTTCGTGCTCAACGCGCGCACCGATGCCTTCGTCAAGGCCGGCGACCGACCGCACGCCGATGTCCTCGCCGATGCGATCGAGCGCGGCAAGGCCTACCTGGCGACCGGCGCCCCGGTCGTGTTCGTGCCCGGCAAGGTGTCGGAGGACGACATCAAGGCCTTCGTGGACGCCTGGGGACCGCAGAAGCTGACCCTGATCGGCGCACCCGGATCAGTGCCGTTGGACCGTATGCAGGAGCTCGGTGTGGCCCGCGTGTCGTACGGGCCGTTCGCCCAGTCCGTCGCGCTCATGGCCCTGCAGGACCTGACCGCCGACATCATCAACGGAGGCGGCCTCCCGGCAGACTTCCGCGTGCTCAACTGA
- a CDS encoding F0F1 ATP synthase subunit epsilon, with protein sequence MADPLQIELVAADRVVWSGQAREMIARTVDGDLGVLRGHAPLLSLLVPGIVEIMPYEGSGVVRAVVEDGFLSVANDHVSILSEDIHLAEEIDAEAVRAELARAQAEGDTEAERRAGAKLRLVSKS encoded by the coding sequence ATGGCAGATCCGTTGCAGATCGAGCTCGTTGCCGCCGACCGCGTCGTGTGGTCGGGGCAGGCTCGCGAGATGATCGCCCGTACGGTCGATGGCGACCTCGGCGTGCTGCGAGGGCACGCGCCGTTGCTCTCGCTGCTGGTTCCGGGCATCGTCGAGATCATGCCGTACGAAGGCTCTGGCGTGGTCCGGGCCGTCGTGGAGGATGGCTTCCTCTCGGTCGCCAACGATCACGTGTCGATCCTCAGCGAGGACATTCACCTCGCTGAGGAGATCGACGCCGAGGCTGTGCGAGCCGAGCTGGCGCGGGCGCAGGCCGAGGGTGACACCGAGGCGGAGCGCCGGGCCGGCGCGAAGCTGCGGCTGGTTTCGAAGTCCTGA
- the atpD gene encoding F0F1 ATP synthase subunit beta, translating into MPTAKKTAAAKAPAEDTAELATGRVARVIGPVLDVEFPSDAIPEMYNALKVDTTVDGVTETLTLEVALHIGDGLVRAISLRPTDGIVRGATVTNTGGPISVPVGDQTLGKVFNTTGDVMNLKEGEKWEVNERWGIHRKAPSFDQLESKTEMFQTGIKVIDLLTPYVLGGKIGLFGGAGVGKTVLIQEMIARVARDHGGVSVFAGVGERTREGNDLIAEMEEAGVLGQTALVFGQMDEPPGARLRVALSALTMAEYFRDVQNQDVLLFIDNIFRFTQAGSEVSTLLGRMPSAVGYQPTLADEMGVLQERITSTRGHSITSLQAIYVPADDYTDPAPATTFAHLDATTELNREIASMGIYPAVDPLTSTSRILDPRYISADHYRTANRVKSILQRNKELQDIIAILGVDELSEEDKTLVSRARRIQRFLSQNTYVAKQFTGIDGSTVSIDETIDGFTKICDGDYDHVAEQAFFMCGGLEDVDKKWIEIQKSL; encoded by the coding sequence ATGCCTACCGCCAAGAAGACAGCAGCCGCCAAGGCTCCCGCAGAGGACACGGCCGAGCTCGCCACTGGCCGGGTCGCCCGCGTCATCGGCCCGGTGCTCGACGTCGAGTTCCCGAGCGACGCGATCCCCGAGATGTACAACGCGCTCAAGGTCGACACCACGGTGGACGGCGTCACCGAGACGCTGACCCTCGAGGTCGCTCTCCACATCGGTGACGGACTGGTCCGCGCGATCAGCCTGCGTCCCACCGACGGCATCGTCCGCGGAGCGACGGTCACCAACACCGGCGGGCCGATCTCGGTCCCTGTGGGTGACCAGACGCTCGGCAAGGTGTTCAACACCACCGGCGACGTCATGAACCTCAAGGAGGGCGAGAAGTGGGAGGTCAACGAGCGCTGGGGAATCCACCGCAAGGCTCCCTCGTTCGACCAACTTGAGTCCAAGACCGAGATGTTCCAGACCGGCATCAAGGTCATCGACCTGCTGACGCCCTACGTGCTCGGCGGCAAGATCGGCCTGTTCGGTGGTGCCGGAGTCGGCAAGACCGTGCTGATCCAGGAAATGATCGCCCGAGTGGCCCGCGACCACGGTGGCGTGTCAGTGTTCGCCGGTGTCGGTGAGCGCACCCGTGAGGGCAACGACCTCATCGCCGAGATGGAAGAGGCCGGCGTCCTCGGGCAGACCGCCCTCGTCTTCGGCCAGATGGATGAGCCGCCGGGAGCGCGTCTTCGTGTCGCCCTGTCGGCCCTGACGATGGCTGAGTACTTCCGCGACGTGCAGAACCAGGACGTGCTGCTCTTCATCGACAACATCTTCCGGTTCACGCAGGCCGGTTCCGAGGTGTCGACCCTGCTGGGCCGCATGCCTTCGGCCGTGGGCTACCAGCCGACGCTGGCCGACGAGATGGGCGTCCTCCAGGAGCGCATCACGTCGACCCGTGGTCACTCGATCACGTCGCTGCAGGCCATCTACGTGCCGGCCGATGACTACACCGACCCGGCTCCGGCCACGACGTTCGCGCACCTGGATGCCACGACCGAGCTCAACCGTGAGATCGCGTCGATGGGTATCTACCCAGCGGTCGACCCGCTGACCTCGACGTCGCGCATCCTGGATCCCCGCTACATCAGCGCGGACCACTACCGCACGGCCAACCGGGTCAAGAGCATCCTGCAGCGCAACAAGGAGCTTCAGGACATCATCGCGATCCTCGGTGTCGACGAGCTCAGCGAAGAGGACAAGACGCTCGTGTCGCGTGCTCGTCGCATCCAGCGCTTCTTGTCGCAGAACACCTACGTGGCCAAGCAGTTCACCGGTATCGACGGCTCGACGGTCTCGATCGACGAGACCATCGACGGCTTCACCAAGATCTGTGACGGCGACTACGACCACGTGGCAGAGCAGGCCTTCTTCATGTGCGGCGGTCTCGAAGACGTCGACAAGAAGTGGATTGAAATTCAGAAGAGCCTCTGA
- a CDS encoding protein meaA, whose amino-acid sequence MPDKPWVMRTYAGHSSAAESNKLYRGNLAKGQTGLSVAFDLPTQTGYDPDHELSRGEVGKVGVPIPHLGAMRRLFQDIPLETMNTSMTINATAMWLLAMYQVAAEEQGVDAALLSGTTQNDIIKEYLSRGTYVFGPAPSLRLTTDMIAYTVTTIPKWNPLNICSYHLQEAGATPTQELAYALTTAIAVLDSVRDSGQVPPEEFEKVVGRISFFVNAGVRFIEEMCKMRAFGRLWDEITRERYGVQDPKMRRLRYGVQVNSLGLTEAQPENNVQRIVLEMLGVTLSKDARARAVQLPAWNEALGLPRPWDQQWSLRLQQVLAFESDLLEYEDIFEGSVVIEAKVNELMDGARAEIDRVQAMGGAVAAVESGYMKQALVGSHSERRARIETGEMKVVGVNSYTSTEPSPLTADLDTAIMTADPEAEANAIADVRAWREQRDQGAVDEALQRLQREAKSDTNLMQATLSAVRAGATVGEWSGALREVFGEYRAPTGVSGVASVADAGAELTAVRDRVRETGEELGTRLRFLVGKPGLDGHSNGAEQIAVRARDAGFEVVYQGIRLTPAQIVAAAVAEDVHCVGLSILSGSHMELVPDVQRAMAEADIGEVPLIVGGIIPESDARKMEAAGVAAVFTPKDFGMTAIMDRIVDEIRKANNLD is encoded by the coding sequence ATGCCAGACAAGCCGTGGGTAATGCGTACGTATGCCGGACACAGCTCGGCGGCGGAGTCGAACAAGCTCTACCGCGGGAACCTCGCGAAGGGCCAGACCGGACTCTCGGTTGCGTTCGACCTGCCGACGCAGACCGGATACGACCCGGATCACGAGCTCAGCAGGGGAGAGGTCGGCAAGGTCGGGGTCCCGATCCCGCACCTCGGCGCGATGCGCCGGCTGTTCCAGGACATCCCGCTCGAGACCATGAACACCTCAATGACGATCAACGCGACCGCGATGTGGCTGCTCGCGATGTATCAGGTCGCGGCCGAGGAGCAGGGCGTCGATGCGGCACTGCTGTCCGGGACGACTCAGAACGACATCATCAAGGAGTACTTGTCCCGCGGGACATACGTCTTCGGTCCCGCGCCCTCGCTACGCCTGACGACCGACATGATCGCGTACACCGTCACGACGATCCCGAAGTGGAACCCGCTCAACATCTGCAGCTATCACCTGCAGGAGGCCGGGGCGACGCCGACGCAGGAGCTCGCCTACGCGCTCACCACCGCGATCGCGGTCCTGGACTCGGTCCGTGACTCGGGCCAGGTTCCGCCGGAGGAGTTCGAGAAGGTCGTCGGTCGGATCTCCTTCTTCGTCAACGCGGGCGTTCGGTTCATCGAGGAGATGTGCAAGATGCGCGCCTTCGGGCGACTGTGGGACGAGATCACCAGGGAGCGCTACGGCGTACAGGATCCCAAGATGAGACGCCTGCGCTACGGCGTGCAGGTCAACTCGTTGGGTCTGACCGAAGCGCAGCCCGAGAACAACGTGCAGCGCATCGTCCTGGAGATGCTCGGCGTCACGCTCAGCAAGGATGCCCGTGCGCGTGCCGTGCAGCTGCCGGCGTGGAACGAGGCGCTCGGCCTGCCTCGCCCGTGGGACCAGCAGTGGTCGCTGCGGCTGCAGCAGGTGCTGGCCTTTGAGTCCGACCTGCTGGAGTACGAAGACATCTTCGAGGGCTCGGTCGTGATCGAGGCCAAGGTCAACGAGCTCATGGACGGTGCCCGCGCCGAGATCGACCGGGTCCAAGCCATGGGCGGTGCCGTCGCGGCGGTCGAGTCCGGATACATGAAGCAGGCTCTCGTCGGCTCGCACTCCGAGCGCCGCGCCCGCATTGAGACCGGCGAGATGAAGGTCGTCGGCGTCAACTCCTACACCTCGACCGAGCCGTCACCTCTGACCGCCGATCTCGACACCGCGATCATGACCGCCGATCCCGAGGCTGAGGCCAATGCGATCGCCGACGTCCGGGCGTGGCGTGAGCAGCGCGACCAGGGCGCCGTCGACGAGGCGCTGCAGAGGCTGCAGCGTGAGGCCAAGTCCGACACCAACCTGATGCAGGCGACCCTCTCGGCCGTACGCGCCGGTGCGACGGTCGGCGAGTGGTCCGGCGCACTGCGTGAGGTGTTCGGCGAGTACCGCGCGCCCACCGGCGTCAGTGGAGTCGCCAGCGTGGCCGATGCGGGCGCTGAGCTGACGGCCGTACGTGATCGGGTACGTGAGACCGGCGAGGAGCTCGGCACACGCCTTCGCTTCCTGGTCGGCAAGCCCGGGCTGGACGGACACTCCAACGGGGCCGAGCAGATCGCCGTACGGGCCCGCGACGCCGGGTTCGAGGTCGTCTACCAGGGCATCCGGCTCACCCCTGCGCAGATCGTCGCCGCGGCGGTCGCCGAGGACGTGCACTGTGTGGGTCTGTCGATCCTGTCGGGGTCTCACATGGAGCTCGTCCCGGACGTCCAGCGCGCGATGGCCGAGGCCGATATAGGGGAGGTGCCGTTGATCGTCGGTGGCATCATCCCCGAGTCCGACGCCCGCAAGATGGAGGCTGCCGGTGTGGCCGCGGTCTTCACGCCGAAGGACTTCGGCATGACCGCGATCATGGACCGCATCGTCGACGAGATCCGCAAGGCCAACAACCTCGATTAG
- a CDS encoding 3-hydroxyacyl-CoA dehydrogenase family protein, producing MQEIVDRLAANDRAADIARTLLLPYLNHAATMYESGYATRDDIDASMRFGCGYPIGPLALIDALGAQVVATGLEKLYAETGDELHQPVSILSVMAADSTTFAEAVGADEAGAPELRHEIQTVGVVGTGTMASGIVEVFAKAGYDVVYVGRSEDKLQGVVARITKSLDKAVSRGKLDEDGKSNVLARLSSSTEREALAGADIIVEAIAEDLDVKLALFADLDRIAKPGAILATTTSSLSITTCAAATSRPQDVIGMHFFNPAPVMKLVEVVSADATSPEVAETVRALCLSTGKHPVSCGDRAGFIVNALLFPYLNDAVKLHEADGGTLVDIDDALKGTKLPMGPFELLDVVGNDVSLAIEQTLVSTFGHAGWIPAPMLERVVAEGKLGRKTGAGFHTY from the coding sequence ATGCAGGAAATCGTCGACAGACTGGCCGCCAACGACCGAGCAGCCGACATCGCCCGCACCTTGTTGCTGCCATACCTCAACCACGCAGCCACGATGTACGAGAGCGGCTACGCCACGCGGGACGACATCGACGCGTCGATGCGGTTTGGTTGCGGCTACCCGATCGGCCCGCTGGCCCTGATCGACGCCCTCGGGGCGCAGGTCGTCGCGACCGGCCTCGAGAAGCTGTACGCCGAGACGGGTGACGAACTGCACCAGCCGGTCAGCATCCTGAGTGTCATGGCCGCCGACAGCACAACGTTCGCCGAGGCCGTCGGCGCCGATGAGGCGGGCGCGCCGGAGCTGCGCCACGAGATCCAGACCGTGGGTGTCGTGGGGACCGGCACGATGGCGTCGGGCATCGTCGAGGTGTTCGCCAAGGCGGGCTACGACGTCGTCTACGTCGGTCGCAGCGAGGACAAGCTGCAGGGTGTCGTCGCGCGCATCACCAAGAGCCTGGACAAGGCCGTGTCCCGCGGCAAGCTCGACGAGGACGGCAAGTCCAACGTGCTGGCCCGGCTCAGCAGCTCGACCGAGCGCGAGGCCCTCGCGGGTGCGGACATCATCGTCGAGGCGATCGCCGAGGACCTCGACGTCAAGCTCGCGCTGTTCGCGGATCTGGATCGCATCGCCAAGCCCGGCGCGATCCTGGCCACCACAACGTCCTCCCTGTCGATCACGACGTGCGCCGCGGCGACGTCCCGCCCGCAGGACGTCATCGGCATGCACTTCTTCAACCCGGCGCCGGTCATGAAGCTCGTCGAGGTCGTGTCGGCCGACGCGACCTCGCCGGAGGTTGCCGAGACCGTCCGCGCGTTGTGCCTGTCGACCGGCAAGCACCCAGTGTCGTGCGGCGACCGGGCTGGCTTCATCGTCAACGCCCTGCTGTTCCCGTACCTCAACGACGCGGTCAAGCTTCACGAGGCCGATGGCGGGACGCTCGTCGACATTGACGACGCCCTCAAGGGCACCAAGCTCCCCATGGGTCCGTTCGAGCTGCTCGACGTGGTGGGCAACGACGTCTCGCTGGCGATCGAGCAGACCCTGGTCAGCACCTTCGGTCACGCGGGCTGGATCCCGGCACCGATGCTGGAGCGGGTCGTGGCCGAGGGCAAGCTCGGGCGCAAGACCGGCGCGGGTTTCCACACGTATTGA